A single window of Intrasporangium calvum DSM 43043 DNA harbors:
- the pruA gene encoding L-glutamate gamma-semialdehyde dehydrogenase, translated as MDAVTHVPAPVNEPVLDYAPGSPERSALEAALTELAATPVELTHVIDGQRVLGGGEEITVRQPHAHAKVLGTLRGATAADASRAVAAAKGAAPMWRELAFDDRAAILLKAAELLAGPWRARLNAATMLGQSKTAYQAEIDAACELIDFWRINVHFARQLLEQQPPLNSKGVWNRSDYRSLEGFVYAITPFNFTSIAGNLPTAPALMGNTVVWKPAPTQQRAATVIMDLLEEAGLPPGVINMLTGHGAEVSKVTLTDPDLAGIHFTGSTPTFQHLWKEVAGNLDRYRTYPRLVGETGGKDFILAHPSADPAVLRTAMIRGAFEYQGQKCSAASRAYVPASVWKQIRDELVDLTNGLEQGDITDFTQFLGAVIDERAFAKHKAAIDRAHATDGVDVIAGGTYDDSVGYFIRPTIWVASDPDDECYTTEYFGPILSVHVYDDGDYDRVLDQMERVAPYALTGSIIAQDRAAIADATARLRFAAGNFYINDKPTGAVVGQQPFGGGRASGTNDKAGAAQNLLRWTSVRSIKETFVPPTDHRYPHMR; from the coding sequence ATGGACGCAGTGACCCACGTCCCTGCACCGGTCAACGAGCCGGTGCTCGACTACGCGCCCGGTTCCCCGGAGCGCTCCGCGTTGGAGGCGGCTCTGACCGAGCTCGCCGCCACGCCGGTCGAGCTGACCCACGTCATCGACGGTCAGCGGGTGCTCGGGGGCGGTGAGGAGATCACGGTGCGCCAGCCGCACGCGCACGCGAAAGTGCTCGGCACGCTGCGCGGTGCCACCGCCGCTGACGCGTCGAGGGCCGTGGCCGCCGCCAAGGGTGCGGCGCCCATGTGGCGGGAGCTCGCCTTCGACGACCGGGCCGCGATCCTGCTCAAGGCCGCGGAGCTGCTGGCCGGGCCGTGGCGGGCCCGCCTGAACGCTGCGACGATGCTCGGCCAGTCCAAGACGGCCTACCAGGCCGAGATCGACGCGGCCTGCGAGCTGATCGACTTCTGGCGGATCAACGTCCACTTCGCCCGGCAGCTCCTCGAGCAGCAGCCACCGCTGAACTCCAAGGGGGTCTGGAACCGCTCCGACTACCGTTCCCTCGAGGGCTTCGTCTACGCGATCACCCCGTTCAACTTCACGTCGATCGCGGGCAACCTGCCGACCGCTCCGGCCCTGATGGGCAACACCGTGGTGTGGAAGCCGGCACCGACGCAGCAGCGGGCGGCGACGGTCATCATGGACCTGCTCGAGGAGGCCGGCCTCCCGCCGGGCGTCATCAACATGCTCACCGGCCACGGCGCCGAGGTCTCGAAGGTGACGCTGACCGACCCCGACCTGGCCGGCATCCACTTCACCGGCTCGACGCCGACCTTCCAGCACCTGTGGAAGGAGGTCGCGGGCAACCTCGACCGCTACCGCACCTACCCGCGACTCGTGGGCGAGACCGGCGGCAAGGACTTCATCCTCGCCCACCCGTCCGCCGACCCGGCGGTGCTGCGCACGGCAATGATCCGCGGCGCGTTCGAGTACCAGGGCCAGAAGTGCTCGGCCGCCTCGCGCGCCTACGTCCCCGCCTCGGTGTGGAAGCAGATCCGCGACGAGCTGGTCGACCTCACCAACGGGCTGGAGCAGGGTGACATCACCGACTTCACGCAGTTCCTCGGGGCCGTGATCGACGAGCGGGCCTTCGCCAAGCACAAGGCAGCCATCGACCGGGCGCACGCCACCGACGGCGTCGACGTCATCGCGGGCGGCACCTACGACGACTCCGTCGGCTACTTCATCCGGCCCACGATCTGGGTCGCGAGCGACCCCGACGACGAGTGCTACACGACGGAGTACTTCGGGCCGATCCTGTCGGTGCACGTCTACGACGACGGCGACTACGACCGCGTCCTCGACCAGATGGAGCGCGTGGCCCCGTACGCACTGACCGGCTCGATCATCGCGCAGGACCGTGCTGCGATCGCCGACGCAACCGCGCGGCTTCGCTTCGCGGCGGGCAACTTCTACATCAACGACAAGCCGACCGGGGCGGTCGTCGGGCAGCAGCCGTTCGGTGGCGGCCGGGCGTCCGGCACGAACGACAAGGCCGGCGCCGCGCAGAACCTGCTCCGCTGGACGAGCGTGCGCTCGATCAAGGAGACCTTCGTCCCCCCGACCGACCACCGTTACCCCCACATGCGCTGA
- a CDS encoding NAD-glutamate dehydrogenase has protein sequence MSAPLEQSRIDVLQAAAAALTTPSPKGAATSRTRGRAKAGPAPQDGSNAFLKAYYRLVATEDLIAREPAELASIAMGHREFAQHRPVGTFNVRVTNADVDAAGHDVKYTNVDIVLDDMPFLVDSVVAALGGFDRGVHIIVHPQMNVTRTVTGELVDVVTEPTTEIPDEVALVRESWMHLEIDRLPASAIPEVEERLRHVLQNVRDAVEDWPKMRAHALTIASELKSATPPGTSPHEAREASRFLEWLAHNNFTFLGYREYSLSREEGNDVSRQVPGTGLGLLRYDRPQAGTGIVLTPAASRAARDSTILIITKANSRATVHRDVYLDYISVKKFNARGECVGEQRFLGLYASPAYNDTIHDIPLLDVRAQEVLRLTGLTPESHSGKDILQILETYPRDELFQTSAAQLAEVATSVLHIQERRKTKLFLRRDEFGRFMSCLVYLPRDRYNTTVRLRIQSVLLEAFGGDSIDFTTRVSESTLARLHFVVRMPSGVEIPEVDSDALEQRVVEATRTWDEDLVEELSRRRDAEATARAMADYAKALPEAYKEDFGVGIAADDLDRVEALGEGPTATALHLYRDPNSKDPQERRLKLYRRGRLSLTQVLPFFTHLGVEVTDERPYELQGSEFGELHIYDFGLRVDSAQWAEGAAAADVKDRFEEAFRAVWAGETESDGFNALVLVAGLTSRQIVILRAVAKYLRQSGSTFSQEYVESALVAHPHVARGLVDLFEARFDPERFPDTEAGRTKRESRAKAHVATIREALDEVASLDHDRIIRALLGVIRAGLRTNFYQPDESGAPKPYVALKLDPKRVPDLPAPRPMYEIWVYSPRVEGVHLRFGKVARGGLRWSDRREDFRTEVLGLVKAQMVKNAVIVPTGSKGGFYPKQLPNPAVDRGAWLDEGIASYRMFISGLLDVTDNLVSGEVVAPRRVVRHDDDDTYLVVAADKGTAKFSDIANGISADYGFWLDDAFASGGSAGYDHKGMGITARGAWESVKRHFREMGVDTQSEPFTVVGVGDMSGDVFGNGMLLSEHIRLVAAFDHRHIFVDPDPDPGPSFAERRRLFDLPGSSWADYDRSLIAKGGGVFDRSLKSVPVTPQMVQALGLRPQTKSLTPAELMKAILLAPVDLLWNGGIGTYVKASTETNSEIGDRANDAIRVNGADLRCKVAGEGGNLGASQLGRIEAALAGVRINTDAIDNSAGVDTSDHEVNIKILLTGLTRTGEMTMKRRNALLASMTDEVAEQVLRDNYEQNVLLGNARAQEHAMLPVHERLIQFLEEHGDLDRALEFLPSDAEIARRQKAGAGLTSPEFSVLVAYSKLHLKNQLITSSLPEDAWFGTTLAEYFPTPLRRKFADQIATHPLRREIITNAVANSMINRGGITFTYRAVEETGASPEQVARAYVVCREVFDLAGYVARVEETDNVVTTAAQTSLYLEFRRLLDRAIRWFLTTRPATLDIAAEVDRFRPGIAALGGRMSQLLQGREQARLLGRAKEFEAKGVPEDLALSAASLLDSYSLLDCIEIAADTGETLDDVAAVYFLTSDTFSIDAMLNRVTSLPRENRWDAMARGALRDDLYAVLDILTRSVLEVSRPGEPADQRLAEWSELNADALHRAKAALGGIERMSYAGIAALSVALRTLRTVTKPASSSTATSRPAVPEQPAKAPAPRATAKRTSTKKASSQPSR, from the coding sequence ATGTCTGCGCCACTCGAGCAGTCCAGGATCGACGTTCTCCAGGCCGCTGCCGCGGCCCTGACCACCCCCAGCCCGAAGGGCGCCGCCACGAGCCGCACCCGGGGCCGGGCCAAGGCCGGGCCAGCCCCACAGGACGGCTCGAACGCCTTCCTCAAGGCGTACTACCGTCTCGTCGCGACCGAGGACCTGATCGCTCGCGAGCCAGCCGAGCTGGCTTCGATCGCCATGGGGCACAGGGAGTTCGCCCAGCACCGACCGGTCGGCACGTTCAACGTCCGCGTGACCAATGCCGACGTCGACGCGGCGGGCCATGACGTCAAGTACACGAACGTCGACATCGTGCTCGACGACATGCCCTTCCTCGTCGACTCGGTCGTCGCCGCCCTCGGCGGCTTCGACCGCGGAGTCCACATCATCGTCCACCCCCAGATGAACGTCACCCGGACCGTGACCGGCGAGCTGGTCGACGTCGTGACCGAACCGACGACCGAGATCCCCGACGAGGTCGCCCTCGTCCGTGAGTCGTGGATGCACCTCGAGATCGACCGACTGCCGGCCTCCGCCATTCCCGAGGTGGAGGAGCGTCTTCGGCACGTCCTCCAGAACGTCCGCGACGCCGTGGAGGACTGGCCCAAGATGCGGGCCCACGCGCTCACCATCGCCAGCGAGCTCAAGTCGGCGACACCACCCGGCACGAGCCCGCACGAGGCGCGCGAGGCGAGCCGCTTCCTCGAGTGGCTCGCGCACAACAACTTCACCTTTCTCGGCTACCGCGAGTACTCCCTCAGCCGGGAGGAGGGCAACGACGTGTCCCGACAGGTCCCGGGGACCGGCCTCGGCCTGCTTCGGTATGACCGGCCCCAGGCCGGCACGGGCATCGTCCTCACCCCGGCTGCCAGCCGCGCGGCCCGGGACTCGACGATCCTGATCATCACCAAGGCCAACTCGCGGGCCACCGTGCACCGGGACGTCTACCTGGACTACATCTCCGTCAAGAAGTTCAATGCGCGCGGAGAGTGCGTCGGGGAGCAGCGGTTCCTCGGGCTCTACGCGTCGCCCGCCTACAACGACACGATCCACGACATCCCGCTTCTCGACGTCCGAGCCCAGGAGGTGCTGCGCCTCACCGGCCTGACGCCGGAGAGCCACTCGGGCAAGGACATCCTCCAGATCCTCGAGACCTACCCGCGAGACGAGCTCTTCCAGACGAGCGCCGCGCAGCTGGCCGAGGTGGCGACCTCGGTGCTGCACATCCAGGAGCGCCGAAAGACCAAGCTCTTCCTCCGGCGGGACGAGTTCGGGCGGTTCATGTCCTGCCTCGTCTACCTGCCCAGGGACCGCTACAACACGACCGTCCGTCTCCGGATCCAGTCCGTGCTCCTCGAGGCGTTCGGCGGGGACAGCATCGACTTCACCACCCGGGTGAGCGAGTCGACCCTGGCCCGGCTCCACTTCGTGGTCCGGATGCCCTCCGGGGTCGAGATCCCCGAGGTCGACTCGGACGCGCTGGAGCAGCGAGTCGTCGAGGCGACCCGGACCTGGGACGAGGACCTCGTCGAAGAGCTCAGCCGCCGGCGTGACGCGGAGGCCACCGCCCGAGCCATGGCGGACTACGCCAAGGCGCTCCCCGAGGCCTACAAGGAGGACTTCGGGGTGGGCATCGCCGCCGACGACCTCGACCGCGTCGAGGCGCTCGGCGAGGGCCCGACCGCGACGGCCCTGCACCTCTACCGCGACCCGAACTCCAAGGATCCGCAGGAGCGTCGACTGAAGCTCTACCGGCGCGGCCGGCTCTCCCTGACCCAGGTGCTGCCGTTCTTCACCCACCTCGGGGTCGAGGTGACCGACGAGCGGCCCTACGAGCTCCAGGGGTCAGAGTTCGGGGAACTGCACATCTACGACTTCGGGCTGCGGGTCGACTCCGCCCAGTGGGCTGAGGGGGCAGCGGCGGCCGATGTGAAGGACCGCTTCGAGGAGGCCTTCCGGGCCGTGTGGGCCGGGGAGACCGAGTCCGACGGCTTCAACGCGCTCGTTCTGGTCGCGGGCCTGACCTCACGGCAGATCGTCATCCTGCGCGCCGTCGCCAAGTATCTGCGGCAGTCAGGTTCCACCTTCTCCCAGGAGTATGTCGAGTCGGCCCTCGTCGCCCACCCGCACGTGGCGCGCGGCCTCGTCGACCTCTTCGAGGCCCGGTTCGACCCGGAGCGTTTCCCCGACACCGAGGCGGGCCGCACCAAGCGGGAGTCCCGGGCCAAGGCGCACGTCGCCACGATCCGTGAAGCGCTCGACGAGGTGGCCAGCCTCGACCACGACCGGATCATCCGTGCCCTGCTGGGCGTCATCCGCGCCGGCCTGCGCACGAACTTCTACCAGCCCGACGAGTCGGGGGCCCCCAAGCCCTACGTCGCCCTCAAGCTCGACCCGAAGCGGGTTCCAGACCTGCCGGCGCCGCGCCCCATGTACGAGATCTGGGTCTACAGCCCGCGCGTCGAGGGCGTGCACCTGCGCTTCGGCAAGGTCGCGCGCGGGGGCCTGCGGTGGTCCGACCGCCGCGAGGACTTCCGGACCGAGGTGCTCGGTCTCGTCAAGGCCCAGATGGTGAAGAACGCCGTCATCGTTCCGACCGGCTCGAAGGGCGGTTTCTACCCCAAGCAGCTGCCGAACCCCGCCGTGGACCGCGGGGCCTGGCTCGACGAGGGCATCGCGTCCTACCGGATGTTCATCTCCGGCCTCCTCGACGTGACGGACAACCTGGTGTCCGGCGAGGTCGTCGCGCCGCGCCGCGTCGTGCGACATGACGACGACGACACCTACCTCGTGGTTGCCGCCGACAAGGGGACCGCGAAGTTCTCCGACATCGCCAACGGGATCTCGGCGGACTACGGCTTCTGGCTGGACGACGCCTTCGCCTCCGGCGGGTCGGCCGGCTACGACCACAAGGGCATGGGCATCACGGCCCGTGGGGCCTGGGAGTCGGTCAAGCGCCACTTCCGGGAGATGGGCGTGGACACGCAGTCGGAGCCCTTCACCGTGGTCGGTGTCGGCGACATGAGCGGCGACGTCTTCGGCAACGGGATGCTCCTGTCCGAGCACATCCGCCTCGTCGCGGCCTTCGACCACCGGCACATCTTCGTCGACCCGGATCCCGATCCGGGTCCGTCCTTCGCCGAGCGTCGTCGACTCTTCGACCTGCCGGGCTCGTCGTGGGCCGACTACGACCGCAGCCTCATCGCCAAGGGCGGCGGGGTGTTCGACCGGTCCCTCAAGTCGGTCCCCGTCACGCCGCAGATGGTCCAGGCGCTCGGGCTGCGTCCCCAGACGAAGAGCCTGACCCCGGCAGAGCTGATGAAGGCGATCCTCCTTGCGCCCGTCGACCTGCTGTGGAACGGCGGCATCGGCACCTACGTCAAGGCGTCCACCGAGACCAACTCCGAGATCGGCGACCGGGCCAACGACGCGATCCGCGTCAACGGAGCTGACCTGCGCTGCAAGGTCGCGGGCGAGGGCGGCAACCTCGGGGCGAGCCAGCTCGGCCGGATCGAGGCGGCGCTCGCCGGCGTCCGGATCAACACCGACGCCATCGACAACAGCGCCGGCGTCGACACCTCCGACCACGAGGTCAACATCAAGATCCTCCTCACCGGGCTGACCCGGACGGGCGAGATGACGATGAAGCGTCGCAACGCACTGCTCGCCTCGATGACCGACGAGGTGGCCGAGCAGGTGCTGCGCGACAACTACGAGCAGAACGTCCTGCTCGGCAACGCGCGGGCGCAGGAGCACGCGATGCTGCCGGTCCACGAGCGGCTCATCCAGTTCCTCGAGGAGCACGGCGATCTCGACCGGGCCCTCGAGTTCCTGCCGAGCGACGCCGAGATCGCCCGGCGCCAGAAGGCCGGTGCCGGACTGACCTCACCGGAGTTCTCCGTCCTCGTGGCCTACTCGAAGCTGCACCTCAAGAACCAGCTCATCACCTCGTCCTTGCCGGAGGACGCGTGGTTCGGCACGACCTTGGCCGAGTACTTCCCGACGCCGTTGCGCCGCAAGTTCGCCGACCAGATCGCCACCCACCCCCTGCGACGCGAGATCATCACGAACGCCGTCGCGAACAGCATGATCAACCGAGGCGGGATCACCTTCACCTACCGTGCGGTCGAGGAGACCGGGGCGTCGCCGGAGCAGGTGGCCCGAGCCTACGTCGTGTGCCGTGAGGTGTTCGACCTGGCCGGCTACGTCGCGCGCGTGGAGGAGACCGACAACGTCGTGACCACCGCCGCCCAGACGAGCCTCTACCTCGAGTTCCGGCGACTGCTCGACCGGGCGATCCGATGGTTCCTCACGACGCGGCCGGCCACGCTCGACATCGCGGCGGAGGTGGACCGGTTCCGTCCGGGGATCGCGGCTCTCGGCGGCCGGATGTCACAGCTGCTCCAGGGCCGCGAGCAGGCGCGGCTGCTCGGCCGGGCCAAGGAGTTCGAGGCCAAGGGCGTGCCGGAGGATCTCGCCCTGTCCGCGGCGTCGCTGCTCGACTCGTACTCGCTGCTCGACTGCATCGAGATCGCCGCCGACACCGGCGAGACCCTCGACGACGTCGCTGCGGTGTACTTCCTGACATCCGACACGTTCTCGATCGACGCGATGCTCAACCGCGTCACGTCGCTGCCGCGAGAGAACCGGTGGGACGCCATGGCCCGAGGCGCGCTCCGCGACGACCTCTACGCGGTGCTCGACATCCTGACGCGCTCCGTGCTCGAGGTCAGCCGACCCGGTGAACCCGCCGACCAACGGCTCGCCGAGTGGTCCGAGCTCAACGCCGACGCGCTGCACCGGGCCAAGGCGGCGCTGGGCGGGATCGAGCGGATGTCCTACGCCGGGATCGCCGCGCTGTCGGTCGCACTCCGCACCCTGCGCACCGTGACCAAGCCCGCATCGTCGAGCACCGCGACCAGCCGACCCGCGGTCCCGGAGCAGCCGGCCAAGGCCCCGGCGCCCCGGGCCACAGCGAAGCGCACCTCGACGAAGAAGGCCAGCAGCCAGCCAAGTCGCTGA
- a CDS encoding WhiB family transcriptional regulator, with protein MDWRDRAACLDADPELFFPIGNTGPAILQIEEAKAVCRTCPVIDTCLKWALETGQDAGVWGGLSEDERRALKRRNARARRAG; from the coding sequence ATGGATTGGCGCGACCGCGCTGCCTGTCTGGATGCCGATCCGGAACTGTTCTTCCCCATCGGCAACACTGGTCCGGCCATCCTGCAGATCGAAGAGGCGAAGGCCGTGTGCCGGACCTGTCCGGTCATCGACACCTGCCTCAAGTGGGCCCTCGAGACCGGGCAGGATGCCGGTGTCTGGGGTGGCCTCAGTGAGGACGAGCGCCGAGCTCTCAAGCGCCGCAACGCCAGGGCGCGCCGCGCCGGCTGA
- a CDS encoding DUF4870 domain-containing protein, which produces MTYPYRPDPTRDAVAVTDDERTWAVLGHISTLVAAVLSVGWLSFLGPLVIWAVHKDRSAFVRQSAAGAFNFNLVIWATTIVGWIFFITLIGIPVAIILWVAAFATSVYCHVRGAVLASRGEQYRYPWGLTVLR; this is translated from the coding sequence ATGACCTACCCATACCGGCCGGACCCGACCCGCGACGCCGTCGCCGTCACCGACGACGAGCGCACTTGGGCGGTTCTCGGTCACATCTCCACCCTGGTCGCCGCAGTGCTCTCGGTCGGCTGGCTCTCCTTCCTCGGTCCGCTCGTGATCTGGGCGGTCCACAAGGACCGGAGCGCCTTCGTCCGGCAGTCCGCCGCCGGCGCGTTCAACTTCAATCTCGTCATCTGGGCCACGACGATCGTCGGCTGGATCTTCTTCATCACGCTGATCGGCATCCCGGTCGCCATCATCCTGTGGGTCGCGGCCTTCGCGACGAGCGTGTACTGCCACGTGCGGGGCGCCGTCCTCGCGAGCCGGGGTGAGCAGTACCGCTACCCGTGGGGCCTCACGGTCCTGCGCTGA
- a CDS encoding DUF2505 domain-containing protein: MRITETITYHAPVDVVYAMKTSPEFQERKCADSGALRHDVAVREEGAGAVVVTRRDLSSDGLPDFVKSIVGAHLSVTETYRWSAPSADGSRDGTLTVEAAGAPVAMRGTVRMEPQGGSTHLTIDGDLKANVPLIGGRIEKAAAPAFIKALRSEHESGRRWLDERS, translated from the coding sequence ATGCGGATCACCGAGACGATCACCTACCACGCCCCGGTGGACGTGGTCTATGCGATGAAGACGAGTCCCGAGTTCCAGGAGCGCAAGTGCGCCGACTCCGGGGCCCTGCGGCACGACGTCGCCGTCCGTGAGGAGGGCGCGGGGGCCGTGGTGGTGACCCGCCGAGACCTGTCTTCCGACGGGCTGCCGGACTTCGTCAAGTCCATCGTGGGCGCGCACCTCTCGGTGACCGAGACCTACCGCTGGAGCGCCCCTTCCGCCGACGGGTCGCGAGACGGCACCCTGACGGTCGAGGCTGCCGGCGCCCCCGTGGCGATGCGCGGGACGGTGCGGATGGAGCCGCAGGGCGGGTCGACGCACCTGACCATCGACGGCGACCTCAAGGCGAACGTCCCGCTCATCGGCGGCCGGATCGAGAAGGCGGCAGCGCCGGCCTTCATCAAGGCGCTCCGGAGCGAGCACGAGTCCGGTCGGCGTTGGTTGGACGAGCGCAGCTGA
- a CDS encoding DUF6104 family protein, with the protein MYFTDRGIEELASRRGEEQVSLAWLADQLRTFVDLNPEFEVPIDRLATWLARLDDED; encoded by the coding sequence GTGTATTTCACCGACCGCGGAATCGAGGAGCTCGCCAGCCGGCGCGGCGAGGAACAGGTCAGTCTCGCGTGGCTCGCCGACCAGCTGAGGACCTTCGTCGATCTGAACCCGGAGTTCGAGGTCCCCATCGACCGCCTGGCGACCTGGCTGGCCCGACTCGACGACGAGGACTGA
- a CDS encoding GDSL-type esterase/lipase family protein codes for MTDSANSQDRPTFGVGPAYPSAHTQFDNGGADRTPPPPADPPVLAEEQPASADESTSVGEPPTHEPYFAPTPAFTVADGVRDVGMVFVGASTTAGYGDPKGLGWVGRVVARTQHPDIDLTSYNLGVRGSTSGDVVTRWAAEAQPRWKGRSERRLVLSFGTADILTGMTMARSRLNLANVIDEATNAGIGVFVVGLTPSLDGELNRRIEALAEAQADVCSRRGVTYVDCFRPLASHDQWMADLAASPDRAHPGQAGYGLIAWLVLHNGWNDWLSLR; via the coding sequence GTGACCGACTCCGCCAACAGCCAGGACCGGCCCACCTTCGGCGTGGGACCTGCCTACCCCTCCGCCCACACGCAGTTCGACAACGGCGGCGCCGACCGCACCCCGCCGCCGCCGGCCGACCCGCCGGTCCTCGCGGAAGAGCAGCCCGCGTCTGCAGACGAGTCCACCAGCGTGGGTGAGCCCCCGACCCACGAGCCCTACTTCGCCCCGACCCCCGCGTTCACGGTGGCGGACGGTGTTCGCGACGTCGGGATGGTGTTCGTCGGCGCCTCGACGACCGCGGGCTACGGGGATCCCAAGGGTCTCGGCTGGGTCGGCCGCGTGGTCGCCCGCACGCAGCACCCCGACATCGACCTGACCTCTTACAACCTCGGCGTCCGAGGCAGCACGTCGGGGGACGTCGTCACCCGGTGGGCAGCCGAGGCGCAGCCGCGCTGGAAGGGCCGCTCCGAGCGCCGCCTCGTGCTCTCCTTCGGCACGGCCGACATCCTCACCGGCATGACGATGGCGAGATCGCGGCTCAACCTGGCCAACGTCATCGACGAGGCGACCAACGCCGGCATCGGGGTCTTCGTCGTCGGCCTGACCCCGTCGCTCGACGGTGAGCTCAACCGGCGCATCGAGGCTCTCGCCGAGGCGCAGGCGGATGTGTGCTCCCGACGCGGGGTCACCTACGTCGACTGTTTCCGGCCCTTGGCGAGCCATGACCAGTGGATGGCTGACCTCGCGGCGAGCCCTGACCGGGCGCACCCGGGTCAGGCCGGCTACGGCCTCATCGCCTGGCTGGTCCTGCACAATGGCTGGAACGACTGGCTCTCGCTGCGCTGA
- a CDS encoding sensor histidine kinase, with the protein MATLSELLRQRTVLGEHDVEWLHMLVGDWQLIADLSFADLVLWVRSTADSWEAVAHVRPTTGHLVYVDDQVGRRADDEHAGPLLDEAAAEQRILRVRQVEVPSDSGSQSVREEYIPVVRSGRVVAVVTRHTNLWTTRTPSRLEITYLATADALCRMVSAGEFPHGAAPTGLRRGAPRVGDGVIRLDIDGVVTYASPNAVSALHRLGHLGEVVGASLAQVVTENIRESYPVDEGLPLVVTGRQPWRTEVVGGGTTVSMRAIPLTEAGQRFGALVLLRDVGELRRRERELMTKEATIREIHHRVKNNLQSVAALLRLQARRVPEGEARTALQEAERRVGTIATVHDQLSQGFDESVDFDTIAKRGLQAIIEVSSNGAPIDSRVEGSFGRLRAEDATALAMIMSELVQNAIEHGLGERGGALEVTIERLSDERGRAMVIVSVVDDGKGIDPARPPGSGLGTQIVQSLVADLQGRITWEPGSPRGTRARFTASLRPPN; encoded by the coding sequence GTGGCAACCCTGAGCGAGCTCCTCCGGCAGCGGACCGTGCTCGGCGAGCATGACGTGGAGTGGCTCCACATGCTCGTCGGGGACTGGCAGCTGATCGCCGACCTCTCCTTCGCCGACCTGGTCCTGTGGGTCCGCTCCACCGCTGACTCCTGGGAGGCCGTGGCCCACGTCCGGCCCACCACGGGACACCTCGTCTACGTCGACGACCAGGTCGGCCGCCGGGCCGACGACGAGCACGCCGGTCCGCTGCTCGACGAGGCGGCCGCCGAGCAACGGATCCTCCGGGTCCGGCAGGTCGAGGTGCCCAGCGACTCCGGCAGCCAGTCCGTCCGGGAGGAGTACATCCCCGTCGTCCGCAGCGGCCGGGTGGTCGCCGTCGTCACCCGCCACACCAACCTCTGGACGACGCGCACCCCGAGCCGCCTCGAGATCACCTACCTCGCGACCGCCGACGCCCTCTGCCGCATGGTCTCGGCCGGCGAGTTCCCGCACGGTGCCGCGCCGACCGGCCTGCGCCGCGGCGCGCCGAGAGTCGGCGACGGCGTCATCCGGCTCGACATCGACGGCGTCGTCACCTACGCCAGCCCCAACGCGGTCTCGGCCCTGCACCGGCTCGGCCACCTCGGCGAGGTCGTCGGCGCCAGCCTCGCGCAGGTGGTCACCGAGAACATCCGCGAGTCGTACCCCGTCGACGAGGGCCTGCCCCTCGTGGTCACCGGACGCCAGCCGTGGCGCACCGAGGTCGTCGGCGGAGGCACGACGGTCTCGATGCGCGCCATCCCGCTCACGGAAGCAGGCCAGCGCTTCGGCGCGCTGGTGCTGCTCCGCGACGTCGGGGAGCTGCGCCGCCGGGAACGCGAGCTCATGACCAAGGAGGCGACCATCCGGGAGATCCACCACCGGGTCAAGAACAACCTCCAGTCCGTCGCCGCGCTGCTGCGCCTCCAGGCCCGCCGCGTCCCCGAGGGTGAGGCCCGGACGGCCCTGCAAGAGGCCGAGCGACGGGTCGGCACCATCGCCACCGTCCACGACCAGCTGAGCCAGGGCTTCGACGAGTCCGTGGACTTCGACACCATCGCCAAGCGTGGCCTGCAGGCCATCATCGAGGTCTCCTCGAACGGCGCGCCGATCGACAGCCGGGTCGAGGGGTCGTTCGGCCGGCTCCGCGCCGAGGACGCGACCGCGCTCGCGATGATCATGAGCGAGCTGGTCCAGAACGCGATCGAGCACGGTCTCGGTGAGCGTGGGGGAGCGCTCGAGGTGACCATCGAGCGGCTCAGCGACGAACGCGGCAGGGCGATGGTCATCGTGTCGGTCGTCGACGACGGCAAGGGCATCGACCCCGCCCGCCCGCCCGGCTCCGGGCTGGGCACGCAGATCGTCCAGTCCCTCGTCGCGGACCTCCAGGGGCGGATCACGTGGGAGCCGGGCAGCCCGCGGGGAACCCGGGCCCGGTTCACCGCCAGCCTGAGGCCGCCGAACTGA